A genomic window from Halorubrum trapanicum includes:
- a CDS encoding DUF5815 family protein — translation MSQPRVPGGDENALELPCGETIGVGELDLGMREYECACGETHAVVMDVHPPERFLPDFLVEVLREAIDTTSEEMPEFDTPHLLGVVLEEFPEAVVSHDASENADVGYAMVWVAQFDSRRLHEVVVELVVELMEHAVSHADDDEALSAFEEEMVEFDVSEFVEQYRAERDLEAEDPYA, via the coding sequence ATGTCTCAGCCCCGCGTCCCCGGCGGCGACGAGAACGCGCTGGAGCTACCCTGCGGGGAGACGATCGGCGTCGGCGAACTGGACCTCGGGATGCGGGAGTACGAGTGCGCCTGCGGCGAGACCCACGCGGTCGTGATGGACGTCCATCCCCCCGAGCGGTTCCTCCCAGACTTCCTCGTCGAGGTCCTCCGCGAGGCGATCGACACGACGAGCGAGGAGATGCCGGAGTTCGACACGCCGCACCTGCTCGGCGTCGTCTTAGAGGAGTTCCCGGAGGCGGTCGTTTCCCACGACGCCAGCGAGAACGCCGACGTGGGGTACGCGATGGTGTGGGTAGCACAGTTCGACTCCCGCCGCCTCCACGAGGTCGTCGTCGAGCTCGTCGTCGAGCTGATGGAACACGCCGTGAGCCACGCCGACGACGACGAGGCGCTGTCGGCGTTCGAAGAGGAGATGGTCGAGTTCGACGTGAGCGAGTTCGTCGAGCAGTACCGCGCGGAGCGCGACCTCGAAGCCGAAGACCCCTACGCGTGA
- a CDS encoding CDC48 family AAA ATPase, whose amino-acid sequence MNEVQLEVAKAYPNDSGRGIARLDPDTLLHLKLSPGDIIEIEGAETTAAKVWRADRQDWNTDTVRVDGFTRQNADVGIGERVTIRKAEAEKADKLVLAPPEEASVQFGSDAAGMVKRQILKRPVVERDIVPVMSSTNHPFMRSPGQAIPLIAVETEPDGVCLITEDTEVELREEPISGFEKTGGGITYEDIGGLQSEIQRVREMVELPMKHPQIFSKLGIEPPQGVLLHGPPGTGKTLLAKAVANETSASFFSIAGPEIISKYYGESEQQLREIFEDAKEESPSIIFIDELDSIAPKREDVTGEVERRVVAQLLTMMDGLETRGQVIVIGATNRVDSVDPALRRPGRFDREIEIGVPDEVGRKEILQIHTRGMPLSDDVSLDHLADETHGFVGADIESLTKEAAMKALRRYLPEIDLDEEEVPPSLIDRMIVKRDDFSGALNEVEPSAMREVLVELPKISWDNVGGLEDAKQQVQESVEWPLTSPEKFDRMGVDAPKGVLLYGPPGTGKTLMAKAVANETNANFISVRGPQLLSKWVGESEKAIRQTFRKARQVSPTIIFFDELDSLAPSRGQEMGNNVSERVVNQLLTELDGLEDMGDVMVIGATNRPDMIDPALLRSGRFDRLVMIGQPDQEGREQILDIHTRDTPLAPDVSLREVAEITDGYVGSDLEGIAREAAIEALRDDDDAEEVEMRHFRRAMESVRPTINEDILAYYEDVREQFKGGGGESLRDTGGRIGFQ is encoded by the coding sequence ATGAACGAAGTCCAACTCGAAGTGGCGAAGGCGTACCCGAACGACTCGGGGCGCGGCATCGCCCGACTCGACCCCGACACCCTGCTGCATCTGAAGCTCTCGCCCGGCGACATCATCGAGATCGAGGGCGCGGAGACCACCGCGGCGAAGGTCTGGCGCGCGGACCGCCAGGACTGGAACACCGACACCGTCCGCGTCGACGGGTTCACCCGGCAGAACGCCGACGTCGGCATCGGCGAGCGCGTCACCATCCGGAAGGCGGAGGCCGAGAAGGCGGACAAGCTCGTCTTGGCCCCGCCCGAGGAGGCGTCGGTCCAGTTCGGCTCCGACGCCGCCGGCATGGTGAAACGCCAGATCCTCAAGCGGCCGGTCGTCGAGCGCGACATCGTCCCCGTGATGTCGTCGACGAACCACCCGTTCATGCGGTCGCCCGGGCAGGCGATCCCGCTGATCGCGGTCGAGACGGAGCCGGACGGCGTCTGTCTCATCACCGAGGACACCGAGGTCGAGCTGCGCGAGGAGCCGATCTCCGGGTTCGAGAAGACCGGTGGCGGAATCACCTACGAGGACATCGGCGGGCTCCAGTCGGAGATCCAGCGCGTCCGCGAGATGGTCGAGCTGCCGATGAAACACCCGCAGATCTTCTCGAAGCTCGGCATCGAGCCGCCGCAGGGCGTCCTCCTCCACGGTCCGCCGGGTACCGGGAAGACCCTCTTGGCGAAGGCCGTCGCCAACGAGACGTCGGCGTCGTTCTTCTCGATCGCCGGCCCGGAGATCATCTCGAAGTACTACGGCGAGTCCGAACAGCAGCTCCGCGAGATCTTCGAGGACGCGAAGGAGGAGTCGCCGTCGATCATCTTCATCGACGAGCTGGACTCGATCGCGCCCAAGCGCGAGGACGTCACCGGCGAGGTCGAGCGCCGCGTCGTCGCCCAGCTTTTGACGATGATGGACGGGTTAGAGACCCGGGGGCAGGTGATCGTCATCGGCGCGACGAACCGCGTCGACAGCGTCGACCCCGCGCTCCGCCGGCCCGGCCGGTTCGACCGCGAGATCGAGATCGGCGTCCCCGACGAGGTGGGCCGCAAGGAGATCCTCCAGATCCACACCCGCGGGATGCCGCTCTCGGACGACGTAAGCTTAGACCACCTCGCCGACGAGACGCACGGCTTCGTCGGCGCCGACATCGAGAGCCTCACCAAGGAGGCCGCGATGAAGGCGCTCCGGCGCTACCTCCCCGAGATCGATCTCGACGAGGAGGAGGTGCCCCCGAGCCTCATCGACCGGATGATAGTCAAGCGCGACGACTTCTCGGGCGCCCTCAACGAGGTGGAGCCGTCGGCGATGCGGGAGGTGCTCGTCGAGCTCCCGAAGATCTCGTGGGACAACGTCGGCGGACTTGAGGACGCCAAACAGCAGGTGCAAGAGTCCGTCGAGTGGCCGCTCACCTCGCCGGAGAAGTTCGACCGGATGGGCGTCGACGCGCCGAAGGGCGTGCTGCTGTACGGCCCGCCGGGCACCGGGAAGACGCTGATGGCGAAGGCGGTCGCCAACGAGACGAACGCGAACTTCATCTCGGTCAGGGGGCCGCAGCTGCTCTCGAAGTGGGTCGGGGAGTCGGAGAAGGCGATCCGGCAGACCTTCCGGAAGGCCCGGCAGGTGAGCCCGACGATCATCTTCTTCGACGAGCTCGACAGCCTCGCGCCCTCGCGCGGGCAGGAGATGGGGAACAACGTCTCCGAGCGCGTCGTCAACCAGCTCCTGACGGAGCTCGACGGCCTCGAGGACATGGGCGACGTGATGGTCATCGGCGCGACCAACCGCCCCGACATGATCGACCCGGCGCTGCTCCGCTCCGGCCGGTTCGACCGCCTCGTGATGATCGGTCAGCCCGACCAGGAGGGCCGCGAGCAGATCCTCGACATCCACACCCGGGACACCCCGCTCGCGCCCGACGTGAGCCTGCGCGAGGTCGCCGAGATCACCGACGGCTACGTCGGCTCCGACCTGGAGGGGATCGCCCGCGAGGCCGCCATCGAGGCGCTGCGCGACGACGACGACGCCGAGGAGGTCGAGATGCGGCACTTCCGGCGCGCGATGGAGTCGGTGCGGCCGACCATCAACGAGGACATCCTCGCGTACTACGAGGACGTGAGAGAGCAGTTCAAGGGCGGCGGCGGCGAGTCGCTCCGCGACACGGGCGGTCGGATCGGGTTCCAGTGA
- the larC gene encoding nickel pincer cofactor biosynthesis protein LarC, with protein MRTLVFDGRTGAAGDMVCAALIAAGADPDSLSSVSDALPIRYEVDETEKNGIRATTVDVLVDDGEGAVETDADHDHGHDHDHDHGHDHDHDHGHDHDHDHGHDHDHDHGHESDASDAAEPAEGAGVHRSYREVVDLVASMGLPDGVESTALDAFELLGRAEASVHGTDLDDTHFHEVGADDAIADVVGAALLLADLDPDRVLTTPVAAGGGTVEMSHGTYPVPAPATTEIATRADFRIVGGPIDRELLTPTGAAILAAISDGVDAVPDLAVDRAGYGAGDADFDRHPNVLRALVGDGGRDAHADRAHADASDGAPHADASDGALAHDDIAVLETNLDDAAPEVLGGLQETLKRAGARDVTIVPTTMKKSRPGHLVKAICKPEDAEAVAERLARETGTLGVRQSGATHRWIAEREFETATLRVDGAAHEVAVKVASTTDGEAYDVSGEYDDAAAVAEATGLPIREVLRRAEAEVRERLDGD; from the coding sequence ATGCGAACGCTCGTCTTCGACGGTCGGACCGGCGCCGCCGGCGACATGGTCTGCGCCGCGCTGATCGCGGCCGGCGCCGACCCCGACTCCCTCTCCTCGGTGAGCGACGCGCTCCCGATCCGGTACGAGGTCGACGAGACGGAGAAGAACGGGATCCGCGCGACGACCGTCGACGTCCTCGTCGACGACGGCGAGGGTGCGGTCGAGACTGATGCGGACCACGACCACGGTCACGATCACGACCACGACCACGGTCACGATCACGACCACGACCACGGCCACGATCACGATCACGACCACGGCCACGATCACGATCACGACCACGGCCACGAATCGGATGCCTCCGATGCCGCCGAACCGGCCGAGGGCGCGGGCGTTCACCGCTCCTACCGCGAGGTGGTCGATCTCGTCGCGTCGATGGGCCTCCCCGACGGAGTCGAGTCGACCGCGCTCGACGCCTTCGAACTGCTCGGCCGCGCCGAGGCGTCGGTCCACGGCACCGACCTCGACGACACCCACTTCCACGAGGTGGGCGCGGACGACGCGATCGCCGACGTGGTCGGCGCCGCGCTGCTGCTCGCCGACCTCGATCCCGACCGCGTTCTCACCACGCCGGTCGCCGCCGGCGGCGGCACGGTCGAGATGAGCCACGGGACGTACCCGGTCCCCGCCCCGGCGACGACCGAGATCGCGACCCGCGCCGACTTCCGGATCGTTGGCGGCCCGATCGACCGCGAACTGCTCACCCCCACGGGCGCCGCGATCCTCGCGGCGATCTCCGACGGCGTCGACGCGGTCCCGGACCTCGCCGTCGATCGCGCGGGCTACGGCGCCGGCGACGCCGACTTCGATCGCCACCCGAACGTCCTCCGCGCGCTCGTCGGCGACGGGGGACGCGACGCGCACGCGGACCGCGCTCACGCGGACGCCTCCGACGGCGCGCCTCACGCGGACGCCTCCGACGGCGCGCTCGCTCACGACGACATCGCCGTCCTGGAGACGAACCTCGACGACGCCGCCCCCGAGGTCCTCGGCGGGCTTCAGGAGACGCTCAAACGCGCCGGTGCGCGAGACGTGACGATCGTCCCGACGACGATGAAGAAGTCCCGCCCCGGCCACCTCGTGAAGGCCATCTGTAAGCCCGAGGACGCCGAGGCGGTCGCGGAGCGGCTCGCCCGCGAGACGGGGACGCTCGGGGTGCGGCAGTCGGGCGCGACCCACCGGTGGATCGCCGAGCGCGAGTTCGAGACGGCGACGCTCCGGGTCGACGGGGCGGCCCACGAGGTGGCCGTGAAGGTCGCGTCGACGACCGACGGGGAGGCCTACGACGTCAGCGGGGAGTACGACGACGCGGCCGCGGTCGCCGAGGCGACCGGCCTCCCGATCCGGGAGGTGCTGCGGCGCGCCGAGGCCGAGGTGCGGGAGCGGCTCGACGGCGACTAG
- the aspS gene encoding aspartate--tRNA(Asn) ligase codes for MIERIHTSDVEPDADEVAIAGHVHEIRDLGGLVFLIVRDREGLIQIVFKEEREPELFEAVQDVGAEDVVRVVGEPLESDQAPGGVEIAPTEYEVIDEADSPLPLEISKDIEVDLSTRLDNRALDLRKPETLAVFTLRSELITAMEEWFEDEGYVDIKTPLISKGGAEGGAELFPILYYNQDAFLSQSPQLYKQMLMASGYEAVYETGTAFRAEDFATSRHVSEIAMFDVELAYIDDHDDVMDVQEESLRYALSEVAENAERELDLLDVDLDVPEDDFPRITFDEALDILETEFGHFPDDPTDLDTKGEKLLGEHFEEQGHPAFFVVGYPDEKFYYMQDVEGDEIASRKFDLIYKGQELSSGGQREHDVERMVEVMEEEGVETANFEFYIEALSYGTPPHGGYGLGIDRLVQKVAGLSNIKEAIMFPRDPNRLEP; via the coding sequence ATGATCGAGCGCATTCACACGTCGGACGTCGAACCGGACGCGGACGAGGTCGCCATCGCCGGCCACGTCCACGAGATCCGCGACCTCGGTGGACTGGTCTTCCTCATCGTGCGCGACCGCGAGGGACTCATCCAGATCGTCTTCAAGGAGGAGCGCGAGCCGGAGCTGTTCGAGGCCGTCCAGGACGTCGGCGCCGAGGACGTGGTCCGCGTCGTCGGCGAGCCGCTGGAGAGCGACCAGGCGCCCGGCGGCGTCGAGATCGCCCCGACCGAGTACGAGGTCATCGACGAGGCCGACTCCCCGCTCCCCCTCGAAATCTCGAAGGACATCGAGGTCGACCTCTCGACCCGGCTCGACAACCGCGCGCTCGACCTCCGGAAGCCGGAGACGCTCGCGGTGTTCACGCTCCGCTCCGAGCTGATCACCGCGATGGAGGAGTGGTTCGAAGACGAGGGGTACGTCGACATCAAGACGCCGCTGATCTCGAAGGGCGGCGCCGAGGGCGGCGCCGAGCTGTTCCCGATCCTCTACTACAACCAGGACGCGTTCCTCTCGCAGAGCCCCCAGCTGTACAAGCAGATGCTGATGGCCTCGGGCTACGAGGCCGTCTACGAGACCGGCACCGCGTTCCGCGCCGAGGACTTCGCGACCTCCCGGCACGTCTCCGAGATCGCGATGTTCGACGTGGAGCTGGCGTACATCGACGACCACGACGACGTGATGGACGTCCAAGAGGAGTCGCTGCGCTACGCGCTCAGCGAGGTCGCGGAGAACGCCGAGCGCGAGCTCGACCTGCTCGACGTCGACCTCGACGTGCCCGAGGACGACTTCCCGCGGATCACCTTCGACGAGGCGCTCGACATCTTGGAGACCGAGTTCGGGCACTTCCCGGACGACCCGACCGACCTCGACACGAAAGGGGAGAAGCTGCTCGGCGAGCACTTCGAGGAGCAGGGTCACCCCGCGTTCTTCGTCGTCGGCTACCCCGACGAGAAGTTCTACTACATGCAGGACGTGGAAGGCGACGAGATCGCCTCCCGGAAGTTCGACCTGATTTATAAAGGACAGGAGCTCTCCTCGGGCGGCCAGCGCGAACACGACGTCGAGCGCATGGTCGAAGTGATGGAGGAGGAGGGCGTCGAGACCGCGAACTTCGAGTTCTACATCGAGGCGCTGAGCTACGGCACGCCCCCGCACGGCGGCTACGGGCTCGGCATCGACCGCCTCGTCCAGAAGGTCGCCGGCCTCAGCAACATCAAGGAGGCGATCATGTTCCCGCGCGACCCGAACCGGCTGGAGCCGTAG
- a CDS encoding DUF4382 domain-containing protein codes for MTDRTSDRVALDRRTYLRATGAAALGAAGLAGCVGRATGTLATQVTDQPADIGDFESLVVTVEGFWLGPEGAETDAEDADGNETDTDGGGDDADTDDGSADGNETDAGEDTDDEEDAAEGREYFEFDEPQEADLVELQNGETQLIDERELRTGEYPYLQLDVSSADGTLTDGSDATVDLPGNAPLKFNEAFEIRENTRTTFTADFAPVLRGNGRYLLRPVPSGIEVEYEESADSEADGSSGDNETDGS; via the coding sequence GTGACGGACCGCACGTCCGACCGCGTCGCGCTCGACCGCCGGACGTACCTTCGGGCGACCGGCGCCGCCGCGCTCGGCGCGGCCGGACTCGCCGGCTGCGTCGGCCGCGCGACGGGGACGCTCGCGACGCAGGTGACCGACCAGCCCGCCGACATCGGCGACTTCGAGTCGCTCGTCGTCACCGTCGAGGGGTTCTGGCTCGGGCCGGAGGGCGCCGAGACCGACGCCGAGGACGCCGACGGCAACGAGACCGACACGGACGGCGGGGGCGACGACGCCGACACCGACGACGGGTCCGCGGACGGCAACGAGACGGACGCGGGCGAGGATACCGACGACGAAGAGGACGCCGCCGAGGGTCGCGAGTACTTCGAGTTCGACGAGCCGCAGGAGGCCGACCTCGTCGAGCTCCAGAACGGCGAGACGCAGCTGATCGACGAGCGCGAGCTCCGGACGGGGGAGTACCCGTACCTCCAGCTCGACGTGTCGTCGGCGGACGGGACCCTCACCGACGGGAGCGACGCGACCGTGGACCTCCCGGGTAACGCGCCGCTGAAGTTCAACGAGGCGTTCGAGATCCGCGAGAACACCCGGACGACGTTCACCGCGGACTTCGCCCCGGTGCTGCGCGGGAACGGCCGCTACCTCCTCCGACCGGTTCCGAGCGGCATCGAGGTCGAGTACGAGGAGTCGGCGGACTCGGAAGCCGACGGATCGAGCGGCGACAACGAGACCGACGGCTCGTAG
- a CDS encoding VTT domain-containing protein yields the protein MNRRSTLGRYAVAGAVVAALAALALAVSPEAALSRLRWLATDPLRFGVAVVALAAVRPLLAWPTTLLAVAVGFGYGWVGTPLALALVVGTALPPYALARAGRLRLDDGPEPGAEPGVAARFCRAGERFAAESGSVRAVAGTRLLPLPSDAVTVGAAAAGVGMRSFLAGTALGELPWVLSGVAVGVSLDRLAASGGSLVDPTVVLGTAAVGALVLAGPLYRTFVRSDATAP from the coding sequence GTGAATCGCCGGTCGACGCTCGGGCGGTACGCGGTCGCGGGCGCGGTCGTCGCCGCCTTGGCGGCGCTCGCGCTCGCGGTCTCTCCCGAGGCGGCGCTCTCGCGGCTCCGCTGGCTCGCGACCGATCCGCTCAGGTTCGGGGTCGCCGTCGTCGCGCTCGCCGCCGTGCGGCCCCTGCTCGCGTGGCCGACGACCCTCCTCGCCGTCGCCGTCGGGTTCGGGTACGGCTGGGTCGGGACGCCGCTCGCGCTCGCGCTCGTCGTCGGCACCGCCCTCCCGCCGTACGCGCTCGCTCGGGCGGGTCGGCTCCGGCTCGACGACGGGCCGGAGCCGGGTGCGGAACCGGGCGTCGCCGCCCGGTTCTGTCGGGCCGGCGAGCGCTTCGCGGCGGAGTCCGGGAGCGTGCGCGCCGTGGCCGGGACCCGACTGCTGCCGCTCCCCTCCGACGCGGTGACGGTCGGTGCCGCGGCCGCCGGCGTCGGGATGCGATCGTTCCTGGCCGGCACCGCGCTCGGCGAACTGCCGTGGGTCCTCTCCGGGGTCGCTGTCGGCGTCTCGCTCGACCGCCTCGCGGCGAGCGGCGGGTCGCTCGTCGACCCGACCGTGGTTCTCGGCACGGCCGCGGTCGGCGCCCTCGTGCTCGCCGGACCGCTGTACCGGACGTTCGTGCGGTCGGACGCGACGGCGCCGTAA
- a CDS encoding NAD(+)/NADH kinase, with product MEVGIVARKGSERAASLAATLRDVVVDAGESVWLDEETAAALDAGDEARPVDAFGDCDLVVAVGGDGTFLFVARNAGDTPIVGVNLGEVGFLNAVPPADAETALRAEIRAFRGGGLDVREAPRLTASAGGWMSTPAANEVVVQGERRGPGGGIDYEVRVDGSRYAGGHADGVLVATPTGSTAYNLSERGPLVHPEVDGLIVNEMVADEGMPPLVVDADATVTVAVADEAGATVVSDGRDTATLDGPVEVTVERTAPPIRVAGPPSDFFEALGKLS from the coding sequence ATGGAAGTGGGCATCGTGGCGCGAAAGGGGAGCGAGCGGGCGGCGTCGCTCGCGGCGACCCTCCGAGACGTCGTCGTCGACGCGGGCGAGAGCGTCTGGCTGGACGAGGAGACCGCCGCCGCGCTCGACGCCGGCGACGAGGCCCGGCCGGTCGACGCGTTCGGCGACTGCGACCTCGTCGTCGCGGTCGGCGGCGACGGGACGTTCCTGTTCGTCGCGCGCAACGCGGGCGACACCCCGATCGTCGGGGTGAACCTCGGCGAGGTGGGCTTTCTCAACGCCGTCCCGCCGGCGGACGCCGAGACCGCGCTCCGCGCCGAGATCCGGGCGTTCCGCGGCGGCGGGCTGGACGTCCGCGAGGCCCCGCGGCTCACGGCTAGCGCCGGCGGCTGGATGTCGACGCCGGCCGCGAACGAGGTGGTGGTCCAAGGCGAGCGACGCGGGCCGGGCGGGGGGATCGACTACGAGGTCCGCGTCGACGGGTCGCGGTACGCCGGCGGCCACGCCGACGGGGTCCTCGTGGCCACGCCGACCGGGTCGACCGCGTACAACCTCTCCGAGCGCGGGCCCCTCGTCCACCCGGAGGTGGATGGCCTGATCGTCAACGAGATGGTCGCCGACGAGGGAATGCCCCCGCTCGTGGTGGACGCGGACGCGACGGTGACCGTCGCGGTCGCGGACGAAGCGGGCGCGACGGTCGTTAGCGACGGCCGCGACACCGCGACGCTCGACGGGCCGGTCGAGGTGACCGTCGAGCGCACGGCGCCGCCGATACGGGTCGCGGGCCCGCCCTCGGACTTCTTCGAGGCGCTCGGGAAGCTGTCGTGA
- a CDS encoding KaiC domain-containing protein, giving the protein MSEEDDWFERALRETDKESDEPPVGGAEEGSNGADDGSGSAGDDADDADDAGAGADDPEGETETVTGDAEFADPFGGAGDETDAEVGDEDPFGGAVGEGDEPDGGEFGGDDAGSGDDAGSGGVPADAFGDVDADGDAGFDSFGADDPFGGGGGGDADAAPGDGAGTDSGGDGGGADPFGTDDPFGGSRGDGGSGGRSSGGGAPGGDGDPFGGYRGSAGGGDEDFGFGEFGGDADAGGTTDFDVDPDEFESGIERTDVGIEGLDDMILGGVPSRSLLSVIGGAGTGKTTFALQFLNHALESGEKGIYITLEQTRESILDTATEKGWSFREHAAEDRLAVVAIDPIEMANSLSSIRNDLVRLIAEFDADRLVLDSVSLLEMMYDHPAKRRSEVFGFTRSLKESGVTTLLTSEASEENPYASRHGIVEYLTDAVFVLQYVRGSDFRETRLAVEIQKIRDANHSRETKPYDITDTGISVYDQANIF; this is encoded by the coding sequence ATGAGCGAGGAGGACGACTGGTTCGAACGCGCGCTGCGCGAGACCGACAAGGAGTCCGACGAGCCGCCGGTGGGCGGTGCGGAGGAGGGTTCAAACGGTGCGGATGACGGTTCCGGCAGTGCGGGAGACGACGCGGACGATGCGGACGACGCGGGAGCCGGTGCGGACGACCCGGAGGGGGAAACGGAGACCGTGACCGGCGACGCCGAGTTCGCCGATCCGTTCGGCGGTGCCGGCGACGAGACGGACGCCGAGGTGGGCGACGAAGACCCCTTCGGCGGCGCCGTCGGGGAGGGCGACGAGCCCGACGGCGGTGAGTTCGGCGGCGACGACGCCGGGAGCGGCGACGACGCGGGGAGCGGCGGCGTTCCGGCGGACGCGTTCGGTGACGTCGACGCCGACGGCGACGCGGGGTTCGACTCCTTCGGCGCGGACGACCCCTTCGGCGGCGGTGGCGGGGGGGACGCCGACGCCGCCCCCGGAGATGGCGCCGGCACGGACTCCGGCGGCGATGGCGGGGGGGCGGACCCGTTCGGCACGGACGACCCCTTCGGCGGGAGTCGGGGGGATGGCGGGTCCGGCGGCCGGTCGAGTGGCGGCGGAGCGCCGGGCGGTGACGGCGACCCGTTCGGCGGCTACCGCGGGAGCGCGGGCGGGGGCGACGAGGACTTCGGGTTCGGTGAGTTCGGCGGCGACGCGGACGCCGGCGGGACGACCGACTTCGACGTCGACCCCGACGAGTTCGAGTCGGGGATCGAGCGGACCGACGTCGGGATCGAGGGGCTCGACGACATGATCCTCGGCGGTGTTCCCAGCCGGTCGCTTTTGTCGGTCATCGGCGGGGCCGGCACCGGGAAGACGACGTTCGCGCTCCAGTTTCTCAACCACGCGCTCGAATCGGGCGAGAAGGGGATCTACATCACGCTCGAACAGACCCGCGAGTCGATCCTCGACACCGCGACCGAGAAGGGGTGGTCGTTCCGCGAGCACGCGGCGGAGGACCGCCTCGCCGTCGTCGCCATCGACCCCATCGAGATGGCCAACTCGCTGTCGTCGATCCGCAACGATCTCGTCCGGCTCATCGCCGAGTTCGACGCCGACCGGCTGGTGCTCGACTCGGTCTCCCTGCTTGAGATGATGTACGACCACCCCGCGAAGCGGCGCTCGGAGGTGTTCGGGTTCACGCGCTCGCTGAAGGAGTCCGGCGTCACGACGCTGCTCACCTCCGAGGCGAGCGAGGAGAACCCGTACGCCTCTCGGCACGGCATCGTCGAGTACCTCACCGACGCCGTGTTCGTCCTCCAGTACGTCCGCGGGTCGGACTTCCGCGAGACGCGCCTCGCCGTCGAGATCCAGAAGATCCGCGACGCGAACCACTCCCGTGAGACGAAGCCGTACGACATCACCGACACCGGAATCTCGGTGTACGATCAGGCGAACATCTTCTGA
- a CDS encoding M28 family metallopeptidase, translating into MTDDAADATRTDAVDRVRERAADLAPALGATWTDDEPWRFLTDLTAIGSRMAGGEGERRAAGLVADAFERAGLADVHTEPFELPAWERGSASLDVTVSRRDGEPATRSFEALALPYSPSGSVAGELVDVGYGTPAEVDERDVEGRIAVASTTTPEGGRFVHRMEKFGYAVDSGAVGFVFVNHLDGQLPPTGSLTFGEEAEAVAVGVSKETGAWLREYAVGGTVGGAERGSVGGAVDTASQGTPAESESVARAELSVEASTTPGESRNVIGRAGPDTDERVLLLAHYDAHDIAEGALDNGCGIATVATAAGILAEADLPIGVDVVAVGAEEVGLLGAEHLADRLDLDRVKGVINVDGAGRFRDLVAMAHASTAAASVAEAVSTATRQPIEVDAQPHPFSDQWPFVRRGVPALQLHSDSGDRGRGWGHTHADTRDKVDDRNVREHAMLIALLVAEFAAPERDLPRLDRDELAAAFREADFETGMRAADLWPADWD; encoded by the coding sequence ATGACCGACGACGCAGCAGACGCGACGCGAACGGACGCGGTCGACCGGGTGCGAGAGCGCGCGGCCGACCTCGCGCCCGCGCTCGGCGCGACGTGGACCGACGACGAGCCGTGGCGCTTTCTCACCGACCTCACGGCGATCGGGAGCCGCATGGCCGGGGGCGAGGGCGAGCGCCGCGCCGCCGGCCTCGTCGCCGACGCCTTCGAGCGCGCCGGGCTCGCGGACGTTCACACGGAGCCCTTCGAGCTCCCGGCCTGGGAGCGCGGGTCGGCGTCGCTCGACGTGACCGTCTCGAGGCGGGACGGGGAGCCGGCGACGCGCTCGTTCGAGGCGCTGGCGCTCCCGTACTCGCCGTCTGGGAGCGTCGCGGGCGAACTCGTCGACGTCGGCTACGGCACCCCGGCGGAGGTCGACGAGCGCGACGTCGAGGGGCGGATCGCGGTCGCCTCGACGACAACCCCCGAGGGCGGGCGGTTCGTCCACCGCATGGAGAAGTTCGGCTACGCGGTCGACTCCGGCGCGGTCGGCTTCGTGTTCGTCAACCACCTCGACGGCCAGCTGCCCCCCACCGGGTCGCTCACGTTCGGCGAGGAGGCCGAGGCGGTCGCGGTCGGCGTCTCGAAGGAGACCGGGGCGTGGCTCCGCGAGTACGCGGTCGGCGGGACCGTCGGCGGCGCCGAGCGCGGCTCCGTCGGCGGCGCGGTCGACACGGCGAGCCAGGGGACGCCGGCCGAATCGGAGTCCGTCGCGCGGGCGGAGCTCTCCGTCGAAGCGTCGACGACGCCTGGCGAGAGCCGCAACGTGATCGGGCGCGCCGGCCCCGACACCGACGAGCGGGTCCTGCTGCTCGCCCACTACGACGCCCACGACATCGCGGAGGGCGCGCTCGACAACGGCTGCGGGATCGCGACGGTCGCGACCGCGGCCGGGATCCTCGCCGAGGCGGACCTCCCGATCGGCGTCGACGTCGTCGCGGTCGGCGCCGAGGAGGTCGGACTCCTCGGCGCGGAACACCTCGCGGACCGCCTCGACCTCGACCGCGTGAAGGGCGTGATCAACGTCGACGGCGCGGGGCGGTTCCGCGATCTGGTCGCGATGGCCCACGCCTCCACAGCGGCCGCGTCGGTCGCGGAGGCGGTGTCGACCGCGACGCGCCAGCCGATCGAGGTCGACGCGCAGCCGCACCCGTTCTCCGACCAGTGGCCGTTCGTTCGCCGTGGCGTGCCGGCGCTCCAACTCCACAGCGATTCGGGTGACCGCGGACGGGGGTGGGGCCACACCCACGCGGACACCCGCGACAAGGTGGACGACCGGAACGTCCGCGAACACGCGATGCTGATCGCGCTGCTCGTCGCCGAGTTCGCGGCGCCCGAGCGGGACCTGCCCCGACTGGACCGCGACGAACTCGCGGCCGCGTTCCGCGAGGCCGACTTCGAGACGGGGATGCGCGCGGCCGACCTCTGGCCGGCCGACTGGGACTGA